Within Caldisalinibacter kiritimatiensis, the genomic segment TGTGTTCCTTCCATCATAACACTTGCTGTAGCTGATGCAGTTGAAAGTTTTAGTGCTTTTTCTAGACTTAGACCCTTATCAATAGAATAAGCCATTCCTGCAACTAACGAGTCACCAGCTCCAACAGTGCTTTTTATGGTCGTCTTAATAGGCTCAATTAATATTGCATACTCTTTATCTACAAATATCGAGCCATAGGCTCCCATAGAAATAAATACATTTTTTGTTCCAGTACTAATAATCTGATGTGCTAAACTTATTATTTCATTATAGTCTTTAAACTTTTTACCAAAACACTTTTCTAACTCATGAATATTAGGTTTTATAAGATAAGGTTTTCCTTTCAAACCTTCAAATAGTAATTCCCCATCCGCATCAAGAATTGTTTTAGCACCTTTTTCATTACATACTTCAATTAACTCTTTATATATTGTCTTCTGAATATTTGATGGTACACTTCCTGAAAAAACTATTACCGTATCACTGGTGACGTTTTCATAAATCTTATTTTTTAACTCTTCTATTTCCTCTGAGGTAACTTCTTTACCCTTTTCATTAATTTCAGTAACAACCTTATTAATTTTATCTACTATCTTAATGTTTGTTCTTGTTTCTTGACTTATCTTCACTAAATCTTCACTTATATCTCTCTGCCGTAAATATTGTATTATAAACTCACCAGTTCGACCTCCAACTAAGCCAAAAACTTTACTTTGACCTCCTATTTCCTTAATAACTTTTGACACATTTATTCCTTTACCTCCAGCATCTAATCTAACACTCGATACTCTATTTACATCACCTAGTTTAAAATTATTAACTTCTATCGTTTTATCTATAGCTGGATTTAAAGTAACAGTTATTATCATAATTTCACCTCATTATTTTAAGTTGTTTCGATTCTTACTCCTCGTTTTCCATATTGAGTAATTTGTTCATTAGATATTTTATTATCTGTAATAATTAAATCTATTTCTTCTATATCAGCAATCTTTGAAAAAGTTACTTTACCAAATTTAGAACTATCACTTACCAGTATTACCTCTCTTGCTATTTCTATCATAGTACTTTTGATTTTACATTCTATAATATCTGGTGTGGTAATTCCATTGTCATAACATATACCATTGGCTCCAATAAAAGCTTTATCTACTCTCAATTTTTTTAAAGTCGCTTCAGCTAGTGGCCCAACAAAGGCTTGTGTTTTTTGTTTAATACTTCCTCCAACACCTATTACATCAATGTCTTCTCTTTTTCCTAGTTCGTTCAATACATAAAGTGAATTAGTAACTATAGTAATATTTTTTGCTTCTATATTATTTACAATATAAGAAGTTGTAGTACCTGAATCAATAACTATAGTATCACCTTCTTCTATTAATGAAGCAGCTTTTTTTCCTATCCTGCTCTTTTCATCTGAAAATTTGCTTTCCTTTTCAGTAAAGGTAGGTTCAAATTTAGTATGCTCTAGAAGTACAGCACCTCCATGTGACCTGGAGAGTAAACCCTTATTTTCTAACTCCTGAAGGTCTCTTCTTATCGTTGCTTCTGATACGTTAAATTGTTTTGATAAACTTGCAACTTTAACACTACCTGTATTTTTTAATTTATCAATTATTTTTGCTTTTCTTTCTTCTGCAAACATACACCAAACCCCTGTCCATTTTTGTATATTTCGTTTTCATTTATTTTTGTTTATGTTTGTTTTTGTTCATTTTTATAATATAACATAATTTAATATATGTCAATATTTTTTATCAAAAAGAAAAAACAGCGGAATAAATAGTCCGCTGAATGTAGTTATAAACATATTATATTGCCACCAAGAGCTTGAGCTGTATCAGGGTTACATGTTGT encodes:
- a CDS encoding DeoR/GlpR family DNA-binding transcription regulator, which translates into the protein MFAEERKAKIIDKLKNTGSVKVASLSKQFNVSEATIRRDLQELENKGLLSRSHGGAVLLEHTKFEPTFTEKESKFSDEKSRIGKKAASLIEEGDTIVIDSGTTTSYIVNNIEAKNITIVTNSLYVLNELGKREDIDVIGVGGSIKQKTQAFVGPLAEATLKKLRVDKAFIGANGICYDNGITTPDIIECKIKSTMIEIAREVILVSDSSKFGKVTFSKIADIEEIDLIITDNKISNEQITQYGKRGVRIETT
- the pfkB gene encoding 1-phosphofructokinase, with the protein product MIITVTLNPAIDKTIEVNNFKLGDVNRVSSVRLDAGGKGINVSKVIKEIGGQSKVFGLVGGRTGEFIIQYLRQRDISEDLVKISQETRTNIKIVDKINKVVTEINEKGKEVTSEEIEELKNKIYENVTSDTVIVFSGSVPSNIQKTIYKELIEVCNEKGAKTILDADGELLFEGLKGKPYLIKPNIHELEKCFGKKFKDYNEIISLAHQIISTGTKNVFISMGAYGSIFVDKEYAILIEPIKTTIKSTVGAGDSLVAGMAYSIDKGLSLEKALKLSTASATASVMMEGTQTGKLKEIKELEKKVKLKYLKEGDNYAINTAY